One Leptospira fletcheri genomic window carries:
- a CDS encoding GDP-L-fucose synthase family protein, protein MEKDAKIYIAGIYGMVGSAIARALRERDFKNIIGHSSEELNLIRQVDVEEFFRKERPDYVFLVAAKVGGIYANNTYPADFIYNNLQIQNNVFHSSYVYRVKKLFFLGSSCIYPKFAEQPIREDSLLTAPLEPTNEAYAIAKIAGVKMCEFYNKQYHTCFISAMPTNLYGKGDNYNAMNSHVIPALIRRFHEAKMANLPEVVMWGTGKPLREFLYVDDLADACVFLMDNYQDDRTINIGSGREVSIFDLADIIKKVVGYQGNIVMDATKPDGTPRKLLDSTRLKEMGWSPRIDLVEGLSVTYKDFLSGNVRI, encoded by the coding sequence ATGGAAAAGGATGCTAAAATTTATATTGCGGGTATATATGGTATGGTAGGCTCGGCTATCGCTAGAGCCTTGCGCGAAAGGGATTTTAAAAATATTATAGGACATTCTTCGGAGGAATTAAACTTAATCCGTCAGGTGGATGTGGAGGAATTTTTTAGAAAGGAAAGGCCCGACTATGTCTTTCTCGTGGCGGCCAAGGTTGGGGGTATTTATGCCAACAATACATATCCGGCTGATTTTATTTATAATAATCTACAAATTCAAAATAACGTATTCCATAGCTCCTACGTATATCGAGTTAAAAAGCTCTTCTTTCTCGGGTCCTCGTGTATCTATCCTAAGTTTGCGGAACAGCCGATCAGGGAGGATTCTCTTTTGACGGCTCCTTTGGAGCCAACCAACGAGGCTTACGCGATTGCGAAGATAGCGGGGGTAAAGATGTGCGAATTTTATAATAAGCAATATCATACATGCTTTATATCTGCAATGCCCACTAATTTGTACGGAAAAGGGGACAATTATAATGCAATGAATTCTCACGTGATTCCTGCTTTAATTAGGAGATTCCACGAAGCAAAGATGGCTAATTTGCCGGAAGTGGTTATGTGGGGAACAGGTAAGCCTTTGCGAGAGTTTTTATATGTCGATGATTTGGCGGATGCTTGCGTCTTTTTGATGGATAATTATCAGGATGACCGAACCATAAATATTGGTAGCGGGCGCGAAGTTTCCATTTTCGATCTGGCCGACATCATTAAGAAAGTGGTAGGTTATCAAGGAAATATCGTTATGGACGCTACGAAACCGGATGGTACTCCTCGAAAATTATTGGATTCCACTCGGTTGAAAGAAATGGGGTGGTCTCCGAGGATTGACTTAGTCGAAGGACTTTCCGTTACGTATAAGGATTTTCTTTCGGGTAACGTCAGAATCTGA
- the rfbB gene encoding dTDP-glucose 4,6-dehydratase — MQKILITGGAGFIGSNLVHSILRDSINTKVVVLDKLTYSGNLNNLSEWFSVENFEFEQLDITNPTATDSVFEKHSDFKAVIHLAAESHVDRSIVHPGDFINTNVVGTFNLLESFKKRAGNKRGPRFLHVSTDEVFGSLSLSEPSFTEHSNYKPNSPYSASKAASDHLVRSYFHTYHLDVLTTNCSNNFGPFQFPEKLIPVTIISCLEWKKIPIYGNGENIRDWLYVEDHCDALRLVLADGIAGETYNIGGRNEYKNIEIVSFICEIMDRLIPKSESYKSLVYFVGDRPGHDFRYSIDPAKMESVLGWTPRSIFKDALEVTVQWYIENEEWWRDIRSGKKRRNFESKF, encoded by the coding sequence ATGCAAAAAATCCTAATAACCGGTGGAGCTGGCTTTATCGGTTCGAATTTAGTCCATTCTATCCTGCGGGATTCTATTAATACGAAAGTCGTTGTTTTAGATAAGTTAACCTATTCGGGAAACTTGAATAATCTATCTGAATGGTTTTCCGTAGAAAACTTTGAGTTCGAGCAATTGGATATAACAAATCCTACTGCAACTGATAGCGTATTTGAAAAGCATTCCGACTTTAAAGCGGTAATTCATTTAGCGGCCGAAAGCCATGTGGATAGGTCGATTGTTCATCCAGGAGATTTTATCAACACAAACGTGGTCGGTACTTTTAATCTATTAGAGTCTTTTAAAAAAAGAGCGGGCAATAAGAGAGGTCCACGATTTCTGCATGTTTCCACCGATGAAGTTTTTGGCTCCTTATCTCTTTCCGAGCCTTCCTTTACAGAGCATTCCAATTATAAACCGAATTCTCCTTATTCAGCGTCTAAAGCCGCTTCCGATCATTTGGTCCGGTCCTATTTTCATACCTATCATCTGGATGTTCTTACTACGAATTGTTCCAATAATTTCGGACCGTTCCAGTTTCCCGAGAAATTAATTCCCGTGACGATTATTAGCTGTTTAGAATGGAAAAAGATCCCTATATACGGTAATGGAGAGAACATAAGGGATTGGCTCTATGTTGAGGATCATTGCGATGCCTTGAGATTGGTTTTGGCGGACGGCATTGCCGGAGAGACATACAATATAGGAGGTCGAAACGAATACAAAAACATCGAGATAGTATCTTTTATTTGTGAAATTATGGATCGGCTTATTCCTAAGTCGGAATCTTACAAATCCTTGGTCTATTTTGTAGGAGATAGACCTGGACACGATTTCCGTTATTCTATTGATCCTGCCAAGATGGAGTCTGTTTTAGGTTGGACTCCAAGATCCATATTTAAGGATGCGCTCGAAGTTACCGTTCAATGGTATATTGAAAATGAGGAATGGTGGCGGGACATTCGGTCCGGAAAGAAAAGACGGAACTTCGAAAGTAAATTTTAA
- a CDS encoding glycosyltransferase family 2 protein, producing the protein MILPKIISIVTPSFNQDKYLERTVHSVLSQSGDFYLDYIIMDGGSTDSSREIIKKFETIVLSGKKVANFEGLEFYLPAKNLGGIGCKGVSYRWFSERDNGQADAINKGWSISKGSILGWLNSDDIYLENAFETVLKSFAKPDVFFIYGGSFHITVDDLIIQQYPMESYDRGRLVDYCYISQPAVFMRKEIIDKVGLLNQNLMYCMDYEYWLRISATIPLTFVNKMLACTRIHGETKTSSKMKVLSEIVRMQKALIGKVSRYWLDSYVDFWLTKKIKIDPSFTFLRRVVYIFFFVLFDVRFNYGRFTLKRIFL; encoded by the coding sequence ATGATTTTACCCAAGATTATATCGATTGTTACTCCTTCTTTTAATCAGGATAAATACTTAGAACGAACGGTTCATTCTGTTCTATCACAGAGCGGTGATTTTTATTTGGATTATATTATCATGGACGGAGGGTCGACCGATTCTTCGCGAGAAATTATTAAAAAATTCGAAACTATCGTTTTATCCGGTAAAAAAGTGGCAAACTTTGAGGGATTAGAGTTTTATCTTCCGGCTAAAAACCTGGGAGGAATTGGGTGCAAAGGTGTTAGCTATCGCTGGTTCAGCGAAAGGGACAATGGGCAAGCAGATGCTATTAACAAGGGTTGGTCGATTTCTAAGGGATCTATTCTTGGCTGGTTAAACTCGGACGATATATATCTTGAAAATGCGTTCGAAACCGTCCTCAAGAGTTTTGCTAAACCAGACGTGTTCTTTATCTACGGAGGAAGCTTTCATATAACCGTAGATGATTTAATTATCCAACAATATCCGATGGAGTCATACGATCGTGGCAGATTGGTGGATTATTGTTATATTTCTCAGCCGGCTGTTTTCATGAGAAAAGAGATCATAGATAAAGTTGGATTATTGAACCAGAATCTCATGTATTGTATGGATTATGAGTATTGGCTTAGAATTTCCGCAACGATTCCCTTGACTTTCGTTAACAAAATGCTCGCTTGCACGCGTATTCACGGAGAAACAAAGACAAGTTCAAAAATGAAGGTGCTTTCTGAAATTGTCCGCATGCAGAAAGCACTCATTGGAAAGGTTTCGAGATATTGGTTGGATTCCTATGTTGATTTTTGGTTGACAAAAAAAATTAAGATCGATCCTTCATTTACTTTTCTTCGCAGAGTCGTTTATATTTTCTTTTTTGTATTATTTGATGTCAGATTTAATTACGGTAGATTTACTTTGAAACGTATATTTCTCTGA
- a CDS encoding glycosyltransferase family 2 protein, which produces MFEIQRIVGPVLKGSERLFLEYTGKCPKQENQNGQTVFDLEEGTKVSFGTYFNALFPRYAEEAYGTGTYRFECEAIGNGFLSLEASEGGKEKSNLYGKEIKQGKNRISIEFEVKKGGSGFIYPVVEAKKGGLRFSSGRFLTLNNKERNGRLAVCICTFKREEYLIANLKAWAQDSEIVKRAVFYISDNGQTLKPRDLPSGCEFRLFPNPNLGGSGGFARAFLEAKDEGKCDYYLFCDDDAIVHPESIFRTLAFFDSKKDPDAYLLSGAMLDFRRPLEAVEVGAKFLIGDSRVKSFYLGANLSDSVDLDSISKAERNKNANYSAFFFTGFAERKGTDSDLYPPYFLRGDDITFGLSRSRNGVEVLTYPGLAVWHEPFYSKTNSWVEHYSYRNSGIVHLLFHEGGPWGLIRVYFVRFYIFLYTFQYENLRAALEGIHQILAGPEEFVKLDLQQKHSELMGRYTPEEVWSGQKPRTSMISKILGFLFLPVSILSLNTISIPYLRRPINRSAGALSILLDGAGASVTLDYDERREPVYIRKKDFFRSFRLALSALLTIVEVLIRHRRLSESWKREARHFSSETFWRSKLAPYR; this is translated from the coding sequence GTGTTTGAAATCCAAAGGATCGTCGGCCCCGTATTGAAAGGTTCCGAACGATTGTTCTTAGAATATACCGGCAAGTGTCCGAAGCAGGAAAATCAAAACGGCCAAACCGTTTTCGATCTGGAAGAAGGAACGAAAGTCTCGTTCGGAACCTACTTTAACGCCTTGTTCCCTAGATACGCGGAGGAGGCGTACGGTACCGGCACTTACCGTTTCGAATGTGAGGCGATCGGAAACGGCTTTCTCTCTTTGGAGGCGTCCGAAGGAGGAAAAGAGAAATCGAATCTTTACGGCAAGGAAATCAAACAAGGTAAAAATCGAATCTCCATCGAATTCGAAGTGAAGAAAGGAGGATCGGGGTTCATCTATCCGGTTGTGGAAGCCAAAAAGGGAGGATTGAGATTTTCTTCCGGACGGTTTTTAACGCTAAACAATAAGGAAAGAAACGGACGATTGGCCGTTTGTATCTGTACTTTTAAGCGAGAAGAATATCTGATCGCCAATCTCAAGGCCTGGGCTCAAGATTCGGAAATCGTAAAGAGAGCAGTTTTTTATATTTCGGATAACGGACAAACGCTCAAGCCGAGAGATCTTCCTTCCGGCTGCGAGTTCCGTCTTTTTCCGAATCCGAATCTTGGAGGTTCCGGAGGCTTTGCCAGGGCTTTCCTGGAAGCAAAGGACGAAGGAAAATGCGATTATTATCTTTTTTGCGATGACGATGCGATCGTTCATCCGGAATCCATTTTTCGGACTTTGGCCTTTTTCGATTCCAAAAAGGATCCCGACGCTTATCTTTTATCCGGAGCCATGCTGGATTTCAGGAGACCCCTGGAAGCGGTGGAAGTAGGAGCCAAGTTTTTGATCGGAGATTCGAGGGTAAAGTCCTTTTATTTGGGCGCGAACTTGTCCGATTCCGTGGATTTGGATTCGATTTCGAAAGCGGAACGAAATAAAAACGCGAATTATTCCGCTTTCTTTTTTACAGGGTTTGCAGAGCGAAAAGGAACAGATTCCGATTTGTACCCTCCTTATTTTTTAAGAGGAGACGATATTACCTTCGGTCTGAGTCGGAGTAGGAATGGAGTGGAAGTGTTGACCTATCCAGGGCTCGCCGTCTGGCACGAACCTTTCTACTCTAAAACCAATTCTTGGGTAGAACATTACAGTTATCGAAATTCAGGAATCGTACACTTACTTTTTCACGAAGGCGGTCCTTGGGGACTCATTCGAGTCTATTTTGTCCGCTTTTATATCTTTTTATATACGTTTCAATACGAGAATCTAAGAGCGGCTCTCGAAGGAATCCATCAGATTTTGGCCGGGCCTGAAGAGTTCGTAAAACTGGATCTGCAGCAAAAACATTCCGAATTGATGGGGCGGTATACTCCGGAAGAGGTTTGGTCGGGGCAGAAACCTCGTACTTCTATGATTTCGAAAATTCTAGGATTCCTATTTCTTCCCGTTTCTATTCTTAGCCTCAATACGATTTCGATTCCTTATCTCCGGCGTCCAATCAATCGATCAGCGGGGGCTCTTTCGATTCTCCTGGACGGGGCGGGTGCTTCGGTCACTTTGGATTACGACGAACGTAGGGAACCCGTGTATATCCGGAAAAAGGACTTCTTTCGGTCTTTTCGCCTTGCCTTGTCCGCGCTCCTAACCATCGTTGAAGTATTGATCCGTCATCGTAGACTTTCCGAATCCTGGAAACGCGAAGCGCGGCATTTCAGTTCAGAAACTTTTTGGAGAAGCAAACTTGCACCATACAGGTGA
- the rfbA gene encoding glucose-1-phosphate thymidylyltransferase RfbA, producing MTIRKGIILAGGTGSRLYPVTQAVSKQLLPIYDKPMIYYPLATLMLGGIRELLLITDNESIGLFKRLLNDGSQWGIQIEYAIQSHPNGIAEAFLIGQKFIGNDPSVLILGDNIHFGNALSEMLERADSNREICTIFAYPVNDPERYGVVEFSNDRKAISIEEKPSSPKSNFAVTGLYFYNSEVIEITKSLKPSARGELEITDVNKVYLERNKLNVEVMGRGYAWLDTGTPESLLDASVFIGTIERRQGLKVACLEEIAYRKGYISAENLEERIRALKGNSYSQYLNRILKENIF from the coding sequence TTGACTATTAGAAAAGGTATCATTCTTGCCGGAGGAACGGGTAGTAGGTTGTATCCTGTTACTCAAGCGGTTTCCAAACAGCTTCTTCCGATTTACGATAAACCGATGATTTATTATCCTTTAGCAACGCTGATGCTTGGCGGAATTCGCGAATTGTTATTAATAACCGACAACGAATCGATCGGTTTATTTAAACGATTGTTAAATGACGGTAGTCAATGGGGTATTCAAATTGAGTACGCGATTCAAAGCCATCCTAACGGGATTGCCGAAGCGTTTCTTATCGGTCAAAAATTTATCGGCAATGATCCCTCGGTATTGATTTTGGGAGATAATATCCATTTCGGAAATGCTCTGTCCGAAATGTTAGAAAGAGCCGATTCGAATCGGGAAATATGTACGATATTTGCGTATCCGGTAAACGATCCCGAGAGATATGGGGTAGTAGAATTTAGTAATGATCGGAAAGCTATTTCGATCGAAGAAAAACCTTCTTCACCGAAATCGAATTTTGCCGTTACCGGTCTTTATTTTTATAATTCCGAAGTGATAGAAATTACAAAATCTCTGAAACCTTCTGCAAGAGGGGAGCTGGAAATCACCGACGTGAATAAGGTATATCTAGAGAGAAATAAATTGAATGTGGAAGTGATGGGAAGGGGTTACGCTTGGCTCGATACCGGAACCCCCGAATCGCTTTTGGATGCATCCGTTTTTATCGGCACTATTGAAAGAAGACAAGGGCTTAAAGTAGCTTGTTTGGAAGAGATTGCATATCGAAAAGGTTATATTTCCGCTGAGAACTTGGAGGAGAGAATCCGAGCTTTGAAAGGAAATTCTTATAGTCAATATTTGAATAGAATTTTGAAAGAAAATATATTTTGA
- the glf gene encoding UDP-galactopyranose mutase: protein MHHTGEKAPRKILIVGAGFSGAVVAHELSTSIFPAPEILVFDQRSHIAGNCHTLRDSSTGVMVHEYGPHIFHTDDLETWKYVNSFVPFRPFVNRVKGVHNGTVYSLPVNLHTINQLFGKQLGPTEAREFISSQADKKIGEPANFEEQALKFLGDRIYKAFFYGYTRKQWGCEPKELPASILKRLPVRFNYDDNYYSDPYQGIPEAGYSEIVKKMLDHPNIRIELNRKFVPDKDQDGFDHVFFTGPIDEYFGFKHGRLGYRTVTFERHEGTGDFQGNAVLNYCDPDIPWTRIHEHKHFAPWENHEKTVWFKEFSKETSEKDIPYYPKRLTEDLEIFAKYEKDASQLSKVTFLGRLATYRYMDMHHVIKEARETAGKFLDSVRR from the coding sequence TTGCACCATACAGGTGAAAAAGCACCGCGTAAAATCCTGATCGTAGGCGCCGGTTTTTCCGGTGCCGTAGTGGCTCACGAACTTTCTACTTCGATTTTTCCCGCCCCCGAAATTCTCGTCTTCGATCAGAGATCCCATATCGCGGGTAATTGTCATACTCTCCGGGACTCGTCCACCGGAGTTATGGTCCACGAATACGGTCCTCATATTTTCCACACGGACGATCTAGAGACTTGGAAGTATGTGAACTCTTTCGTACCTTTCCGCCCTTTCGTGAATCGGGTTAAAGGCGTTCATAACGGTACCGTCTATTCCCTCCCTGTAAATCTTCATACGATCAATCAACTTTTTGGAAAGCAATTGGGACCGACGGAAGCTAGGGAATTCATCTCTTCCCAGGCTGACAAGAAGATCGGGGAACCCGCCAATTTCGAAGAACAAGCTTTGAAGTTTCTAGGAGATCGGATTTACAAGGCCTTCTTTTACGGATACACCCGTAAACAATGGGGATGCGAACCGAAAGAATTGCCGGCTTCGATTCTGAAGCGCTTGCCGGTCCGTTTCAACTATGACGACAACTATTACTCCGATCCGTACCAAGGAATTCCTGAGGCAGGCTATTCCGAAATCGTGAAAAAAATGCTGGATCATCCCAATATTCGTATCGAGTTGAATCGAAAATTCGTACCGGACAAGGATCAGGACGGTTTCGATCACGTATTTTTTACGGGGCCGATAGACGAATACTTCGGATTTAAACACGGAAGGCTCGGTTATCGGACTGTGACTTTCGAAAGGCACGAAGGGACGGGCGATTTTCAAGGGAACGCGGTATTGAACTACTGTGATCCGGATATTCCCTGGACTCGAATCCACGAACACAAACATTTTGCTCCCTGGGAAAACCACGAAAAAACCGTATGGTTCAAAGAGTTCAGTAAGGAGACATCCGAGAAGGATATCCCGTATTATCCGAAACGATTAACCGAAGACCTGGAGATCTTTGCCAAATACGAAAAAGATGCATCGCAATTGTCCAAGGTCACTTTTCTCGGAAGATTGGCTACATACAGATATATGGATATGCACCATGTGATCAAAGAAGCAAGGGAAACGGCGGGGAAGTTTTTGGATTCGGTCCGTAGATAG
- a CDS encoding glycosyltransferase, which translates to MLLYKIRFWQEDEIQDAELYAKGKFKPTLKNGKLVLSLGDRIGFDTYFNSFAPNSWKKYTRLSSLDLEINGKGRFRVRILGGNRKGSDIRFKVVAEEEVKDRFLAEMRLEDLDYELLYPEVESLEEGCEIHGGSYSSRDEKTDLRLSIVFCTFRREDFIDKNILNLRRGILEDDHSPLRDHLRISVVDNGNTLKNRDIDNFLEVFPNKNLGGSGGFARGILESLKDSRFTHILLLDDDIRFSVTSLEILHSFLSFLREEFERHFIGGSLIDLALPYLQYERNAVWNGISTKLNGSGLDLRKTECLFGGDAEASEGAYAGWWFCCIPTRVVKELGLPLPFFLKGDDVEYSLRNGSKLISLNGVGAWHEAFPKRVRKWNYYYQIRNYFILSVLRIRRYDRSDFLRFSLFRLFKNLIWRNELALKYTRKALEDILNGALPTSGSEAESLQKSVLELQADGTGLGRLGWDCMSLTFRIWKEFPLICEEIRRNSLEFPSVQFWRKYLSLG; encoded by the coding sequence ATGTTGCTGTACAAGATCAGATTCTGGCAGGAAGACGAAATCCAAGACGCGGAACTTTACGCAAAAGGAAAGTTCAAACCTACCCTTAAAAACGGAAAGCTTGTACTTTCCCTGGGCGACCGAATCGGTTTCGATACCTATTTCAATTCCTTCGCACCGAATTCCTGGAAAAAATACACAAGACTGTCCTCGTTGGACCTGGAAATCAACGGAAAAGGAAGGTTTCGGGTCCGTATCCTAGGGGGAAATCGAAAAGGGTCGGACATCCGCTTTAAAGTAGTGGCGGAAGAGGAAGTGAAGGACCGCTTCCTCGCCGAAATGAGATTGGAAGATCTGGACTACGAACTTCTATATCCGGAAGTGGAATCCTTGGAGGAAGGGTGTGAAATCCATGGAGGTTCTTATTCTTCCAGGGACGAAAAGACAGATCTCCGACTTTCCATAGTCTTCTGTACGTTCCGAAGGGAAGATTTCATCGATAAGAATATTCTCAATTTAAGAAGAGGAATTTTAGAGGATGATCATTCTCCGTTGCGCGATCATCTTCGAATATCGGTGGTCGATAACGGAAATACGTTAAAAAATCGCGATATAGACAACTTTCTGGAAGTATTTCCCAATAAAAATCTGGGGGGATCGGGAGGATTCGCTCGGGGCATCCTGGAATCCCTGAAAGATTCCCGCTTCACCCATATCCTTCTTCTCGACGACGATATCCGTTTTTCGGTCACTTCTCTGGAGATTCTACATTCCTTCCTTTCCTTTCTCCGTGAGGAATTCGAAAGACATTTCATAGGGGGAAGTCTGATCGACTTAGCCCTTCCTTATCTGCAATACGAACGGAACGCCGTTTGGAACGGGATTTCCACGAAACTGAACGGAAGCGGTTTGGACTTAAGAAAAACGGAATGTCTTTTTGGGGGGGATGCCGAGGCGTCGGAGGGAGCGTACGCCGGATGGTGGTTTTGCTGCATTCCGACGAGAGTCGTGAAGGAATTGGGACTTCCTCTTCCCTTCTTTCTAAAGGGGGACGACGTGGAATATTCCCTTCGGAACGGTTCGAAATTGATTTCCTTAAACGGAGTCGGAGCCTGGCACGAGGCGTTTCCGAAACGGGTCAGGAAATGGAACTACTATTATCAGATTAGAAATTATTTTATTCTCAGTGTGCTGAGAATACGAAGATACGATCGCTCGGACTTTCTGCGATTCTCCCTCTTCAGACTTTTCAAGAACCTCATTTGGCGTAACGAATTGGCGCTAAAGTACACCCGAAAAGCGCTCGAGGACATCCTGAACGGCGCCCTACCTACTTCGGGAAGCGAAGCGGAATCCCTTCAAAAATCCGTTTTGGAATTACAAGCCGACGGAACCGGCTTGGGAAGATTGGGCTGGGACTGCATGTCCCTGACGTTTCGGATCTGGAAGGAATTTCCGCTCATCTGCGAAGAGATCCGAAGGAACTCCTTAGAATTCCCAAGCGTGCAGTTTTGGCGGAAATACCTGAGTTTAGGTTAG
- a CDS encoding DegT/DnrJ/EryC1/StrS family aminotransferase yields the protein MIEYENLREVNRPFFEEFQEEALRVIESGWYILGESVRNFEKEFADWNGNEFCIGTANGLDALILSLEALCLPKGSEIIVPANTYIATVIAIIRAGHRPVFVEPDPETLNIDSARIYAAITPKTKAIQLVHMYGRICDMVTIQEIADQFNLLVLEDCAQSHGACQSGKKTGTFGILNSFSFYPTKNLGALGDAGAVVTDDPGLADRVRALRNYGSKIKYHNDFIGYNSRLDEIQAAFLRVKLRKIDAINSHKKKLAALYREKIRNPLICVTAPCPEEENVYHIFPILCFQRDRLRKYLLDSMVKTEIHYPLPPYKQPAMLEALARADWKADPSGYPICDKIHQNELSLPISYATTESEVQIVCDILNQFR from the coding sequence TTGATAGAATATGAAAATTTACGAGAGGTGAATCGTCCGTTTTTCGAGGAGTTCCAAGAGGAGGCTCTTCGAGTAATCGAGTCGGGCTGGTATATTTTAGGGGAATCAGTTCGGAATTTTGAAAAAGAATTCGCGGATTGGAATGGAAATGAATTTTGTATCGGTACGGCGAACGGATTGGATGCTTTGATTCTTTCTTTGGAGGCCTTGTGTTTGCCTAAAGGTTCGGAGATAATTGTTCCGGCAAACACATATATCGCCACCGTGATTGCCATAATAAGGGCCGGGCACCGTCCGGTTTTTGTAGAGCCGGACCCTGAGACATTAAATATTGATTCGGCTCGAATTTATGCAGCAATTACTCCTAAGACCAAAGCCATACAACTTGTACACATGTATGGACGTATTTGCGATATGGTCACGATCCAGGAAATTGCGGATCAATTTAACCTGCTTGTTTTGGAGGATTGCGCTCAATCTCATGGAGCGTGTCAGAGCGGAAAAAAAACCGGAACATTCGGAATCTTGAATTCGTTTAGTTTTTATCCGACTAAAAATTTAGGAGCTTTGGGCGATGCAGGAGCTGTCGTTACGGATGACCCTGGCCTCGCAGACCGTGTAAGAGCGCTAAGAAACTATGGTTCTAAGATTAAATATCACAATGATTTCATAGGTTATAATTCTAGATTAGATGAAATACAAGCGGCTTTTTTACGGGTGAAATTGAGAAAAATAGACGCAATCAATTCGCATAAAAAAAAATTAGCGGCCCTATATCGAGAGAAAATTCGGAATCCTTTAATCTGCGTTACAGCTCCCTGTCCTGAGGAAGAGAACGTTTATCATATATTTCCAATCCTTTGCTTTCAGCGAGATCGGCTTAGAAAATATCTATTGGACTCGATGGTTAAAACCGAAATTCACTATCCTCTTCCTCCGTATAAACAGCCTGCAATGTTGGAAGCTCTTGCAAGGGCGGACTGGAAAGCCGATCCGAGCGGCTACCCGATCTGCGACAAGATCCATCAGAACGAGCTAAGTTTACCTATTTCTTATGCGACAACGGAATCCGAAGTCCAAATAGTCTGCGACATATTGAATCAATTCCGTTAA
- a CDS encoding glycosyltransferase family 4 protein yields the protein MKVLYDHQIFSIQAHGGISRYFSELIKSFKEDSSLGVQTELSLRVSANEYIRSVWNPRFEDRFFPHRQHFPGKRKLTRIANLPNTLIELFLNRFDIFHPTYYFPYFLPFLGKKPFVLTVYDLIHEKFPQDFAGDRTSEYKPILIEKADQIIAISECTRKDLLKIYDVPEEKVQTVHLAIEPKVGNFKNSNIELPSGDFILFVGGRGTYKNFKFLLKYLPEFFRSYPEAFLFCAGGGEFDSEERLLIEEAGLGGKVLRRTVTDDQLVYLYSKARIFVFPSLYEGFGLPVLESMAYGCLPVLADRSSLPEVAADAAIYFDPESGNSLLSAMERAWVDEGTRKRILKSGESRWKDFSLRKTAKETVEVYRKIGK from the coding sequence ATGAAAGTTCTGTATGATCATCAGATTTTTTCCATACAAGCTCATGGAGGAATCTCCAGATATTTTTCAGAATTGATCAAAAGTTTTAAGGAAGATTCCAGTCTCGGAGTGCAGACGGAATTAAGTCTGCGGGTCAGTGCGAACGAATACATCCGCTCGGTATGGAATCCTAGATTTGAAGATCGGTTTTTCCCACATCGACAACATTTTCCCGGAAAGAGAAAGCTGACTCGGATCGCAAATCTACCGAATACTCTTATCGAACTATTTTTAAATCGTTTCGATATTTTTCACCCGACCTATTATTTCCCCTATTTCCTGCCCTTTCTCGGGAAGAAGCCTTTCGTTTTGACTGTCTATGATCTAATACACGAAAAATTTCCGCAGGACTTTGCGGGAGATCGGACCTCGGAATACAAGCCTATTCTTATCGAAAAGGCGGACCAGATTATTGCGATTTCCGAATGTACTAGGAAGGATCTTCTGAAGATTTACGACGTTCCGGAAGAGAAAGTGCAGACTGTCCATTTGGCGATCGAACCTAAGGTCGGAAACTTTAAGAATTCCAATATTGAATTACCGTCGGGGGATTTTATATTGTTTGTCGGAGGTAGGGGAACCTATAAGAATTTTAAATTTTTATTAAAATATTTACCTGAATTTTTCCGTTCATATCCGGAGGCTTTTTTGTTCTGCGCGGGTGGGGGAGAATTCGATTCGGAAGAAAGATTGTTGATTGAAGAGGCAGGTCTTGGCGGGAAAGTGCTTCGGAGGACTGTGACCGACGACCAGTTGGTATACCTTTATTCCAAAGCGAGAATCTTTGTATTTCCGTCTCTTTATGAAGGTTTCGGGCTTCCGGTTTTGGAGTCCATGGCTTACGGCTGTCTGCCAGTGTTGGCCGATAGAAGCAGTTTGCCGGAGGTTGCTGCCGACGCCGCGATTTACTTCGATCCGGAATCAGGGAATTCTTTGCTAAGCGCAATGGAAAGAGCTTGGGTAGACGAAGGGACTCGAAAAAGGATATTGAAGTCGGGAGAATCGAGATGGAAGGATTTCTCTTTGCGTAAGACAGCAAAGGAGACGGTGGAAGTGTATCGAAAGATTGGAAAATAA